Proteins encoded in a region of the Fusobacterium perfoetens genome:
- a CDS encoding ATPase: MFKDIVSNEEAKSFLINELKNGKKEGTYIFYGEDKALLMEFALSFAKALTCKNEKYDFCDRCESCLRMNSLTHGDLEIFEDDNGIKIDSIREIAKISSSATYEGGNRIFIIKDAEKLKKESSNALLKIIEEPEEGDFFILLSKNLNLLPTIKSRCTIVKIKNKTPEEFGITLNEYKFFLGKGKDIEDYKKYGFDIDEAFSYENLGEPLQNYVRLKKELREEKIEEKIKSLMENKIKVYKGLINLYKNIEYIDVAERLVIAENISFACENERSVVMEICDYICHFIKDFGKLEKIMEIKNRINSNVNVKLLLRVLILEL, from the coding sequence ATGTTTAAAGATATAGTTTCAAATGAAGAGGCAAAAAGTTTTTTAATAAATGAGTTAAAAAATGGAAAAAAAGAGGGAACATATATATTTTATGGAGAAGATAAAGCACTTCTTATGGAGTTTGCTTTGTCTTTTGCCAAAGCGTTAACTTGTAAAAATGAAAAATATGATTTTTGTGATAGATGTGAATCTTGTCTAAGAATGAATAGTCTAACCCATGGAGATTTAGAAATATTTGAAGATGATAATGGTATAAAGATTGATAGTATAAGAGAGATTGCAAAAATATCTTCAAGTGCTACCTATGAGGGTGGAAATAGAATTTTTATTATAAAGGATGCTGAAAAGCTAAAAAAAGAGTCTAGCAATGCACTTCTTAAAATAATAGAAGAGCCAGAAGAGGGAGATTTCTTTATACTACTTTCTAAAAATCTAAATCTTTTACCTACTATAAAGTCAAGATGTACAATAGTAAAGATAAAAAATAAAACTCCTGAGGAATTTGGTATTACTCTTAATGAATATAAATTCTTTTTAGGCAAGGGCAAAGATATAGAGGACTATAAAAAATATGGTTTTGATATAGATGAGGCTTTTTCCTATGAAAATTTAGGAGAGCCACTACAAAACTATGTAAGACTGAAAAAAGAACTGAGAGAGGAAAAAATTGAGGAAAAAATCAAATCTCTTATGGAAAATAAAATAAAAGTCTATAAGGGACTTATAAATCTTTATAAAAATATAGAGTATATTGATGTTGCCGAAAGACTTGTAATAGCTGAAAATATAAGTTTTGCTTGTGAAAATGAAAGATCTGTTGTAATGGAGATTTGCGATTATATTTGCCATTTTATAAAGGATTTTGGAAAACTTGAAAAGATTATGGAAATAAAAAATAGAATAAATTCCAATGTAAATGTAAAGCTTTTACTTAGAGTTTTAATACTAGAATTGTAG
- the ispD gene encoding 2-C-methyl-D-erythritol 4-phosphate cytidylyltransferase, whose translation MYSGNIEINYTLIVAIGGSGKRMGLGYPKQFLQYKGKPLFVNILEVAEKSPIVKNIVLVTKKELIDEVKEVCKTFEIKKISHIVEGGAERQDSIYNGLKCCELNSLIAIQDGVRPFFKEEYIIKTYEALINDKNLNGVVIGMPVKDTIKIVDENGIIKSTPKRATLFMAQTPQVFRGDVLIKAYQKAKVDGFLGTDDSSLVERYFGNVKLLEGDYENIKITTIDDMKFLEEEK comes from the coding sequence TTGTACAGTGGTAACATTGAAATAAATTATACCCTTATCGTTGCAATCGGTGGCTCTGGTAAAAGAATGGGTTTAGGTTATCCAAAACAATTCCTACAATATAAAGGGAAACCACTTTTTGTGAATATTTTAGAGGTGGCAGAGAAATCTCCTATTGTGAAAAATATTGTCCTAGTCACTAAAAAAGAGCTTATAGATGAAGTAAAAGAGGTTTGTAAAACATTTGAAATAAAAAAAATCTCTCATATTGTAGAGGGAGGAGCTGAAAGACAGGACTCTATCTACAATGGTTTAAAATGTTGTGAACTAAATTCTCTTATAGCTATCCAAGACGGAGTTAGACCATTTTTTAAAGAGGAATATATAATAAAAACTTATGAGGCTTTAATAAATGATAAAAACCTAAATGGTGTTGTAATCGGTATGCCTGTAAAAGATACTATAAAAATAGTAGATGAAAATGGAATAATAAAATCTACACCAAAGAGAGCTACACTTTTTATGGCTCAGACACCTCAAGTTTTTAGAGGAGATGTTTTAATTAAGGCTTATCAAAAAGCTAAAGTTGATGGATTTTTGGGAACAGATGATTCTTCACTAGTAGAGAGATATTTTGGAAATGTAAAGCTACTAGAGGGAGATTATGAAAATATAAAAATAACAACAATAGATGATATGAAATTTTTAGAGGAGGAGAAATAA
- the cysS gene encoding cysteine--tRNA ligase produces the protein MIKIYNTMTRKVEEFIPLKEKEVSMYVCGPTVYNYIHIGNARPAIVFDTVRRYFEYRGYKVKYVQNFTDVDDKIIKRANEEGVTSKEIARKYIEAYFEDTKKVNLKEEGMIRPRATEYIDEMQEIIKKLIAEGYAYEVNGDVYFEVEKDKDDYGCLSHQDIGNLKAGARIEVNDIKKSPLDFALWKSAKPGEPSWDSPWGKGRPGWHIECSAMSSKLLGDVFDIHGGGQDLIFPHHENEIAQSRCSSHQEYARYWMHNGYINVNGEKMSKSLGNFFLLREVLEHFEGRVIRFFVLGAHYRKPIDFSNNELEQAKSGLERIDNAVERLREKIKSGAVAGGDDLSGLKDLLKETEERFIQAMDDDFNTAQGIGVIFELIKEINKYTEVEKISEEGVKSLQMAYDYIENIMENVFGVTLKSQENIGNLTADLVEFLLEIRRKARAEKNWALSDEIRDRLGEMGIKIKDGKDKTIWSL, from the coding sequence ATGATAAAAATATACAATACTATGACAAGAAAAGTAGAAGAATTTATACCACTAAAAGAAAAAGAAGTGTCAATGTATGTTTGTGGACCAACAGTATATAATTATATCCACATTGGAAATGCACGTCCTGCCATAGTTTTTGATACAGTAAGAAGATATTTTGAGTATAGAGGATACAAAGTAAAATATGTTCAAAACTTCACAGATGTAGATGATAAAATTATAAAAAGAGCTAACGAAGAGGGAGTTACTTCTAAAGAGATAGCTAGAAAATATATTGAGGCTTATTTTGAAGATACTAAAAAAGTAAATCTTAAAGAAGAGGGAATGATAAGACCTAGAGCTACTGAATATATAGATGAGATGCAAGAGATAATCAAAAAACTTATAGCTGAAGGTTACGCTTATGAAGTAAATGGAGATGTCTACTTTGAGGTTGAAAAAGATAAAGATGATTATGGTTGTCTTTCTCACCAAGATATTGGAAACTTAAAAGCTGGAGCTAGAATAGAAGTAAATGATATTAAAAAATCTCCACTTGACTTTGCTCTATGGAAAAGTGCAAAACCGGGAGAACCTAGCTGGGATTCTCCTTGGGGAAAAGGAAGACCTGGTTGGCATATAGAATGTTCGGCTATGTCAAGCAAACTTCTTGGGGACGTATTTGACATTCATGGTGGAGGACAAGATCTGATATTCCCACACCACGAAAATGAGATAGCTCAATCAAGATGTAGCTCTCACCAAGAATATGCTAGATATTGGATGCACAACGGATATATCAATGTTAATGGAGAAAAAATGTCAAAATCTTTAGGAAACTTTTTCTTATTAAGAGAAGTTTTAGAGCATTTTGAAGGTAGAGTAATAAGATTTTTTGTTCTAGGTGCTCACTATAGAAAACCAATAGATTTTTCTAACAACGAACTTGAACAAGCTAAATCTGGTCTTGAAAGAATAGATAACGCAGTAGAAAGACTTAGAGAAAAAATAAAATCTGGTGCTGTGGCTGGTGGAGATGACTTATCAGGATTAAAAGATTTACTAAAAGAAACAGAAGAAAGATTTATCCAAGCTATGGACGATGATTTTAACACAGCCCAAGGTATCGGAGTAATATTTGAGCTTATAAAAGAGATAAATAAATATACAGAAGTAGAAAAAATCTCTGAAGAGGGGGTAAAATCTCTACAAATGGCATATGACTATATTGAAAATATAATGGAAAATGTATTTGGTGTCACTTTAAAATCTCAAGAAAATATTGGAAACTTAACAGCTGATTTAGTGGAATTTTTATTAGAAATAAGAAGAAAAGCTAGAGCAGAAAAGAACTGGGCATTATCTGACGAAATAAGAGATAGACTTGGAGAAATGGGAATAAAAATAAAAGACGGAAAGGATAAAACAATATGGTCTCTATAA
- a CDS encoding ribonuclease III domain-containing protein, whose protein sequence is MVSINLKETNGLVLAYLGDSVWEVNVREHFVAKGLNLRNLNNKVVKYVNAKAQSEILEKIYPTVEEKYQEIIRKAKNGNIKSFPQTCTQMEYRNATGFEAYIAGLYIDGKVDEIKKIIEENIE, encoded by the coding sequence ATGGTCTCTATAAATCTTAAGGAGACAAACGGTCTTGTACTTGCATATTTAGGGGATTCTGTATGGGAAGTAAATGTGAGAGAGCATTTTGTAGCAAAGGGTTTAAATCTTAGAAACCTTAATAATAAAGTAGTAAAATATGTAAATGCTAAGGCACAAAGTGAAATCTTAGAAAAAATTTATCCTACAGTTGAAGAAAAATATCAAGAGATAATAAGAAAAGCTAAAAATGGAAATATAAAATCTTTTCCTCAAACTTGTACTCAAATGGAGTATAGAAACGCCACAGGTTTTGAAGCTTATATAGCAGGACTTTATATAGATGGCAAAGTTGATGAGATAAAAAAAATCATAGAAGAAAATATTGAGTAA